In the genome of Neofelis nebulosa isolate mNeoNeb1 chromosome 8, mNeoNeb1.pri, whole genome shotgun sequence, one region contains:
- the MYL6 gene encoding myosin light polypeptide 6 isoform X1, producing MCDFTEDQTAEFKEAFQLFDRTGDGKILYSQCGDVMRALGQNPTNAEVLKVLGNPKSDEMNVKVLDFEHFLPMLQTVAKNKDQGTYEDYVEGLRVFDKEGNGTVMGAEIRHVLVTLGEKMTEEEVEMLVAGHEDSNGCINYEELVRMVLNG from the exons ATG TGTGACTTCACCGAGGATCAAACTGCAG AGTTCAAGGAAGCCTTCCAGTTGTTTGACCGAACAGGGGATGGCAAGATCCTGTACAGCCAATGCGGGGACGTAATGAGGGCCCTGGGCCAGAACCCCACCAACGCCGAGGTGCTCAAGGTCCTGGGGAATCCCAAGAGTGATG AGATGAATGTGAAGGTGCTGGACTTTGAACACTTCCTGCCCATGCTGCAGACTGTGGCCAAGAACAAGGACCAGGGCACCTACGAGGACTATGTCGAAGGCCTTCGGGTGTTTGACAAGGAAGGGAATGGCACCGTCATGGGTGCTGAAATCCGGCATGTCCTTGTCACACTGG gTGAGAAGATGACAGAGGAAGAAGTAGAGATGCTGGTGGCAGGACATGAGGACAGCAATGGTTGTATCAACTATGAAG AGCTCGTCCGCATGGTGCTGAATGGCTGA
- the MYL6 gene encoding myosin light polypeptide 6 isoform X2 — translation MCDFTEDQTAEFKEAFQLFDRTGDGKILYSQCGDVMRALGQNPTNAEVLKVLGNPKSDEMNVKVLDFEHFLPMLQTVAKNKDQGTYEDYVEGLRVFDKEGNGTVMGAEIRHVLVTLGEKMTEEEVEMLVAGHEDSNGCINYEAFVRHILSG, via the exons ATG TGTGACTTCACCGAGGATCAAACTGCAG AGTTCAAGGAAGCCTTCCAGTTGTTTGACCGAACAGGGGATGGCAAGATCCTGTACAGCCAATGCGGGGACGTAATGAGGGCCCTGGGCCAGAACCCCACCAACGCCGAGGTGCTCAAGGTCCTGGGGAATCCCAAGAGTGATG AGATGAATGTGAAGGTGCTGGACTTTGAACACTTCCTGCCCATGCTGCAGACTGTGGCCAAGAACAAGGACCAGGGCACCTACGAGGACTATGTCGAAGGCCTTCGGGTGTTTGACAAGGAAGGGAATGGCACCGTCATGGGTGCTGAAATCCGGCATGTCCTTGTCACACTGG gTGAGAAGATGACAGAGGAAGAAGTAGAGATGCTGGTGGCAGGACATGAGGACAGCAATGGTTGTATCAACTATGAAG CATTTGTGAGGCATATCCTGTCGGGGTGA
- the MYL6B gene encoding myosin light chain 6B, which yields MPPKKDVPMKKPAGPSISKPAAKPAAGAPPAKTKAEPAPAPAVPPAPQKTQEPPIDLSKVVIEFNKDQLEEFKEAFELFDRVGDGKILYGQCGDVMRALGQNPTNAEVLKVLGNPKSDELKSRRVDFETFLPMLQAVAKNRGQGTYEDYLEGLRVFDKEGNGKVMGAELRHVLTTLGERMTEEEVETVLAGHEDSNGCINYEAFLKHILSV from the exons ATGCCTCCCAAGAAGGATGTTCCTATGAAGAAACCAGCAGGACCCTCTATTTCCAAGCCTGCTGCCAAACCAGCAGCAGGGGCTCCTCCAGCCAAGACCAAGGCTGAGCCAGCACCAGCACCAGCTGTCCCTCCAGCCCCTCAGAAAACCCAGGAGCCCCCCATCGATCTCTCCAAAGTGGTG ATCGAGTTTAACAAGGACCAGCTGGAGG AGTTCAAGGAGGCCTTTGAGCTGTTTGATCGAGTGGGGGATGGCAAGATCCTGTATGGCCAGTGTGGGGACGTGATGAGGGCCCTGGGCCAGAACCCCACCAACGCCGAGGTGCTCAAGGTCCTGGGGAATCCCAAGAGTGATG AGCTGAAGTCCCGGCGTGTGGACTTCGAAACTTTCTTGCCCATGCTCCAGGCGGTAGCCAAAAACCGGGGCCAAGGCACATATGAGGACTACCTGGAGGGCCTTCGGGTGTTTGACAAAGAGGGGAACGGCAAAGTCATGGGAGCAGAGCTCAGACATGTCCTCACTACCCTGG GAGAGAGGATGACCGAAGAGGAGGTGGAGACTGTTCTGGCAGGACATGAGGACAGCAATGGCTGCATCAACTACGAAG CCTTCCTGAAGCACATCCTAAGCGTCTGA